TTGATGACACAGCTGAATACAAAGGGAATAAGATTGGTTTTTATAAAAGAGCGCAATTAAACTCTAAGATGATAAGCGATGCACTTATCGCTAATGGCGAGCAAGGGTTAAAGAACCTGGATAAATTAACAGCGTTTGCCGACTATAAAATCCCTCAAATTCTTAGAAACTTGGGAGTTATTAAATACTCAAAGGAGTTGGCAGACAAAATCGACTCTTATGTGCCTATTGAAAAGGGTTCAGAAGACGAAGTAGAAATTAGAGCTACCACAGTCTGGGCAGTTGAGCTTATCAAACAGAAGCTACAGAAAAAATACGACTTTGTTACTGCTTCCCATGTAGACAGCATGTTGTGGAATAAATCTCAAACCAAGGCTAAGGGGGATAAACCTTATCATCGGACACTCACTACAGCCTATTAAAGTTAGAGAAGTTTCAATTCCTTAAACCATTCCAGCCAGATAGGTTCAATTCCAGGAGACTGTTGCCACTCTTCTTCAGGAATTTCTCTCGCTAAATAGCGTTCGGTTTTTCGGGCAAGCGATTTTATTTGATCAAGAGTAAACCACCCTGCTTGTTTTGTCTCATCTTTACTTCGCTTTATTTCTCCCTCGGTATCGACTTCGTATATTTTCCAGTAATGCCAAGAGCCACCTTCCCGCCTACAAGGGTTATTCTTTTTCCCTTCTACGACAAGTTTCAGCTCTGTTGGAGATAATCCCACTTCTTCCTCAATTTCTTCTCTGGCTGCGTTTTCAAAAGAACCTTTATCATCTACATGTCCAGCA
This Patescibacteria group bacterium DNA region includes the following protein-coding sequences:
- a CDS encoding NUDIX domain-containing protein, with amino-acid sequence MSPEKCDNKSVGMLVRRDERVLLIERGKPPFGFAPPAGHVDDKGSFENAAREEIEEEVGLSPTELKLVVEGKKNNPCRREGGSWHYWKIYEVDTEGEIKRSKDETKQAGWFTLDQIKSLARKTERYLAREIPEEEWQQSPGIEPIWLEWFKELKLL